From a single Georhizobium profundi genomic region:
- the gspG gene encoding type II secretion system major pseudopilin GspG, translating into MKNRKHPTANDLYLGAQRRNRRGEEGFTLVELLVVLVILSLISGLVAPRVLGYLTDARARSSALQMTALTAALDLFYLDTGRYPSDAEGLGALVNGNGIARWSGPYIQQAAIPSDPWGNAYAYRAEPGGRYRIISFGPDGVEGGGDDADSQTP; encoded by the coding sequence ATGAAAAACCGGAAGCACCCCACCGCCAACGATCTTTACCTGGGCGCCCAGCGCCGCAACCGGCGCGGCGAGGAAGGCTTCACGCTCGTTGAACTCCTGGTCGTGCTCGTCATCCTCAGCCTGATCTCTGGCCTCGTTGCGCCAAGGGTGCTGGGCTATCTGACCGATGCGCGCGCGCGCTCGAGTGCGCTTCAAATGACGGCGCTGACCGCAGCGCTCGATCTCTTCTATCTCGACACTGGACGCTACCCGTCGGATGCCGAAGGTCTCGGCGCACTCGTTAATGGCAACGGCATCGCCCGCTGGTCTGGTCCCTACATCCAGCAGGCTGCCATCCCGAGCGATCCCTGGGGCAACGCCTACGCCTACCGGGCAGAACCGGGTGGGCGGTACCGCATCATCTCGTTTGGGCCGGATGGCGTGGAGGGGGGAGGCGACGATGCCGACAGCCAGACGCCCTGA
- a CDS encoding type II secretion system F family protein, which translates to MQGFRFKALTPDGQVVEGVEHAVSRTQALVALEARSLVPVLVQDAVGDISAPKNGGAQVARREITDATEQLALLLRAGVALDQALALVAQGASRSFARVLDQIARSVSSGAALSEALAPHVAQFGSTYLGVVRAAERSGAMEASLELLVVERRRVERLRERLFASLAYPAFLAVAAIAVLAFVLLYVIPQFKSALSDLEIAAGGQASLVFALSDFAIDHQTALLVSAILLLIGALAVMRSAAAADLFFDVAGALPGTKRILEYERTASLTAILGLLLASGADLPSALRHGGDVLRQSRHRRDLAEVVRAVRGGMRLSAAFSRSSIIAPAAAQMVRVAEESGELADACARVSSVYQAMLDKALDRMTAVAAPVLLLLVSGLIAWMIVAVVGALLSLNEIVL; encoded by the coding sequence ATGCAGGGATTCCGATTCAAGGCACTGACCCCGGACGGTCAGGTCGTCGAAGGCGTCGAACACGCCGTTTCGCGCACCCAGGCGCTCGTCGCGCTCGAGGCGCGCTCGCTGGTTCCCGTGCTCGTTCAGGATGCCGTTGGGGATATCTCGGCGCCGAAGAACGGCGGGGCGCAGGTTGCCCGGCGCGAGATCACCGATGCCACAGAACAACTGGCTTTGCTGCTGCGCGCCGGGGTTGCGCTCGACCAGGCGCTTGCCCTTGTCGCGCAAGGGGCATCGCGCAGCTTCGCGCGGGTTCTCGATCAGATTGCCCGGTCCGTTTCGTCCGGTGCCGCGTTGTCGGAAGCGCTTGCACCCCATGTGGCACAATTCGGATCGACCTATCTTGGCGTCGTTCGCGCTGCAGAACGGTCCGGCGCGATGGAGGCATCGCTCGAATTGCTCGTCGTCGAAAGGCGGCGGGTCGAGCGCCTGCGCGAGCGGCTGTTTGCATCGCTTGCGTATCCGGCCTTCCTGGCGGTGGCGGCGATCGCCGTGCTTGCCTTCGTGCTTCTCTACGTGATCCCGCAGTTCAAATCCGCGCTGTCGGATCTCGAGATCGCGGCCGGTGGCCAGGCATCGCTGGTCTTTGCGCTGTCGGACTTCGCGATTGATCATCAGACAGCGCTGCTCGTGAGCGCAATCCTTCTGCTGATCGGAGCCTTGGCCGTCATGCGCAGTGCGGCTGCGGCCGACCTGTTCTTCGACGTGGCCGGTGCGCTGCCCGGTACAAAGCGCATCCTCGAATACGAGCGGACTGCGAGCCTGACGGCGATCCTCGGGCTTCTGCTCGCGAGCGGTGCCGACCTGCCGTCTGCGCTTCGCCATGGTGGCGACGTTCTGCGCCAATCGCGCCATCGCCGGGATCTGGCGGAGGTGGTGCGCGCCGTGCGTGGCGGCATGCGGCTCAGTGCTGCGTTTTCGCGCAGTTCGATCATCGCGCCGGCGGCCGCACAGATGGTCAGGGTTGCGGAAGAAAGTGGCGAGCTTGCCGATGCGTGCGCGCGGGTTTCGAGCGTCTATCAAGCGATGCTGGACAAGGCGCTGGATCGGATGACGGCGGTAGCGGCACCGGTGCTGCTCCTGCTCGTCAGCGGGCTCATTGCCTGGATGATCGTCGCCGTCGTCGGCGCGCTCCTCAGCCTCAACGAGATCGTGCTATGA